ACAATAACTACATTTTAAAGAAAACCATAGCTTAAGTAAACACAAGTTTCCATAATTCTAAATGATAAATAATTGCACTAGTATTTTCTTATGTCCATTGTAATTTTTCAGTGCTATTATATGTCCTTAACACTTACAGCACCCTGCGATATTTTTGatacatttatattgtttttatcaGGCAGGTATATTGTATCTGAAAAGTTCATTGGAAAGAAATACAAACCAATGTTTCCACCAAATAGTAACTGGACATGGTCCTGGAGCAATATCTAGTGTATGGATATCCcttcttttctcttctttttttgagctggcacatacatatttttttttttcagtttcattttttttctttgtggcaATTTCTTGCACGTAAACCAGAGTCCTAGTCCTACGTTGAGCTCTGTGAAGATCTGTCATCATGAGGACTTCCATCTGAATTCTCTGTTTCACCTTCAGAAATGGCCTGCATTGGGGCATTGTATAGCCGGCACCTAACACTATAACGGCTACTGCTTGCAGCAGGAGGCACTCGGGATCTCCCAACTCTAGAGGCGGCAGTCTTCATTGAAAAGCCTTCAGATATTGCCCGAGGAGAACATGGTgataaaggtgaaaaagcatcgcCACCAGGTGACAACTGTCCAGGTTCTTCAGAGCTGGAGGAGTCAAGGGACAAATCACCAATCGACTTGGGAGTTACTGGGCTCTTCAGGATTTCTGTTGCTGACATGCGATAACTGGTATCTGACCTACTGCCTTTTTTCAAGAGGAGCAACTTAAATTCTTCATTTGATGTATTTGATTTTTTGGCATTCCTGTAGATAAGACCTGCAGACCTCTGAGAACCTGATGGTGTAGCCGGTTGGGGTGGTGCTGCTGTTACAGCTTTTGTTTTGCCTTTTACATTGGACTCTCCAGAATCTTTTCTGCCCAAAATTTTCCTTTTAGATCTGCATAAAACATACATATACCGATGCCATTAATATTTCAGACAGGAaaaagttaaaatattttttattataaagaaaATATACTTATTTAGTGTAAACATTAATGAAAATATATTTCCTGTTTTTATTACATCGTTTTATTACATACAGTAgtttttatatgtatttgttTAAGAATAATCATTGTATTTGAGTTGATTGTTTTTTGCAATATGCTTAATTATAGTCTAGTGGGTCTTTTCTTTGCTATGGAGGCCTGATATCATCAGAAAACTTTTGAGTGGCCCACAGCCACTACCTTGGGTTTTGATCCAATAGGTAATATACAAAGCTTTATTCACCTCAGACTATCCATTTTTGGGGTTGGTAGAAGTGTATATATCTTTATTTAAGGAACAGTACTTTGAGTAGACAAACCTTGAGATACTTATGAGCTGTTGTCTGTAATATAAAATGACCTACTTGGCAAAAAGTATTATTCTCACTGTAAAACAGGGATGTACTGCCTGTCTTCCTGGGGCTCCATGGGGCCAGTAACACCTTTCAGTGCAGCTCCCAAACATCTAGCCACAAACATGACTAGTGGCTGCTTCCATGTCATAGAGGAGTGGTGTAGCATTGGAGCAAGGATGAGTGAGTACTAATGGTGTACTGTATGCCATCTCTGGGACCGCAACTGTGTGGCCCTCCAGAAAGGAGTAGATGAGGTAGGAACTCAGTGGAGAGAGCCACATGTACAATATGTACGGTCTCTTAATTTCTGGAGTGCAAATGGGTGAAAtaagatatgccataaatttattttaatattcCATTGAGTTTACTTGAAGCCCTTAGGTTTAGTTCAGTCTGACTGGTTCAGACCAGAAAAGGTTGGCATCCCTGCTGAAAAAACCGTCTACCCCTACAACTACCATGGTGCTCAGTTTCTGTCGACTAGATTCTAACACAATCTATTAACAGTTTACAGCTATGAACAACCCTAGACAGAACAACCCTAGACAGAACAACCCTAGACAGAAGATATGTAAGACACTCTGCCTTGGctgctgtatgtgtgtgtatatatacatatatatatatatatatatatatgtatatgagagagagagagctaacgaatagggatgagcgaacacttgggttcgggttcggcgtaacttcaggtcaaagttcgggttcgggacccgaacttgaccccgaaccccattaaagtcaatggggacccaaacttcactttattattttcagttataagatggttataacgggaaaaaattgcattcttaagacagaatgctaaataagaTGGCCATTGAGaggttaaaaattataaaaaaaaactcatctaatccacttgattgcgcagccggtatcctcttctttctgcaggacctgcaaaaggacctgcgatgacatcaccacgtggatgaggtaagtttttttatttattattatttttaaccccttaatggccattttatttagcattctgtcttaagaatgctattattttacgttataaccatgttataatggaaaataataaaatcgctCGAACCcgatcttcagtgaaaaagtccgggtacccgaactcgcaaagtaacgaaacaaacaaaatatttgtttgtggttttagaAAGCATGGCTCTATCAAGTTATGAGATGCTTGTCCTTTTCAGCTACCAAAGCAAATTATATTATCCTTGATGTACTTATAAAAGTATTCTCATAATTTGAATTAATCAGTGCAATAACTTGTATAATACCAGTGTATTTTACCTGTGGATGACTGCAAAAAGGTCCTCAGTAGTGCGGGGTCTGTTAGGTGATGCAAAGACATCGTCGTTGTCAGCCTGGGAATCCTCACTCATTGGTGATACAAGTGAATCCTCACTCATAGAGGATTCTGAAATAAAGATTGAAGACATGTTATGACTTGTATTAGATTTGCTGATATAATTATAGCAAATGCCGTCTATATCGAGTGAGAATTTTCTACGATGCAGTCTAACCGTGTGATGTGTTTTCCTACTAAGgtaggttgttttttttgttttctttggaTAGTATGGTAAATAGGAGTGAATAAGTGATATAGTTGATAAGTGATTATTGTTCTTTGGGCTACATTCGCCATAAAGGCTTCTACAATTATatacaattattgggaacaaaccgTTCATTGACAATAATTGCCTCATTAGAGTAGGTGAGAGCTGCAATTACAAGTAACAACCCCTCTCCATTGTATGGGCATGAGCAATTGCTGCTGCAGTTACTTGTCCCCATACTGATACAGGGTGATCTGCTTCCTAGAAATGATAATTTTGGTTTCAGCATTAACAGTGCTTTCACCCAATGAATATCACAATTATCAGGTGATAGGTGGCACGTTTATATGGGGCAGTTATCAGCATAAGCATTCCTAGGAACGCTCCTTTCCAGTATTTACCCCATTTGCACTACATTTTCACTGACAGATTCCCCTTAATATAACTTACAatatttagtttttgttttttatcctaAAGTTTGCAAATTTCCTCTCTTGGTTTTGCCTAAAGCTACATTGTACAAAATGAATCCATGGTACACAATTGGGCACTGGAGCATTTCATTGGTTTACTATGAATTAAGTAATACGCCAATGATTTACTCCAAGGTGTGCTGCAAAATTGCATTAAATAGTTGTCTTCTAGGGGAGTGGTCTTCATAAAAAATGCAGGATGCATACTATATAGTGgaactgaaaatatataataGAACATCAGGTCTGGATAAGGGTATGTTTTTCTCaaagaggtatttttttttttaaaagaggttAAACTGTATTTTATGTCTATTGTATGATAAATGTAATCTTTTGACAAATTTTTCAAACAACTCTTCAGGCAgacatatttaaaaataaatgaatgtcATGGTGCTTAATTTAATGGTCCACACTTAGGCATGACTGTAATAGGCTGGACCATGACTTTATTAGAATTGTTTGtactaaaaaatataaaacactaTATGTAATCATAAGAATTATTTATAGATTGACTGTATACTAAAAtgtatcaaaaataaaaaatactaagcAAACCTTTCCATGAGATGTCATCAGTACTTTCTAATGTGTCTTCTATCTTGCTGTCCTCTGAGGCACTTTTGGTTGGAATACCTGATATAGTTTCATATTCCTGCTGTGGACATTCGTCACTGAGTGGATTTAAAGTTGAGATCTCTGATTCAAAGCTGAGAGTATTTCCAGGCACTTTGTCATTGTTGCTTATGTCAGGCTCATTGCTGGGCAATGGAGACACCTCAGCAGTTCTGTCTTTCAAATCAAACCCAGTGTTAGTTCTTTTGACAGTTTCAGATATGGTTATTTTTTCACAATGTATGTGTGGCTCCTGTTCTGCTTTGAGTTGCCTTTCCTCTTGGGAATGACTCCTTTGTTCACTAGCAACATCACTGAAGATGGTAGAATAATCTTGTACATATTTTGTAATGGTTTCTGGTTGTGCTGTGAAAATAGTTTCTTCTATAATATCTTCAGCcctgtattttttatgtttttctggtACAGCTTCTTTAGCTTTGCTAATCAAAGGTGGCGTAACTTTTGGTTTGTATAAACCATGACCAGTAAAGAGGGCACtaccttgaaaaaaaaattctgggcttGTGTCAACTGGCGATGCATCAATATATGGTAGCATTGCTTCCTCAGTAGAAAACTGGCGCAATATTGATTTTCTAGGAGCTGGCACAGTTGTTTTTTCAGGGGGATAAGTCTCCACAATTATTGTAGGATCTTGTGTACATAATATGTTAGTGCATTCTTTGAGTCTGGACTCcctgttttgtttgttaactgaTCTTAGGTGGACAGATTTCAGCACTGAAGGTGTTATGGCAAGGGCAGGTGATGAATTTGTATTTTCATCCTCTGACAGATTTTGATTGACATGACTGAAAGCGTGTATTTGTGGTCTGTATGGCAATGGTTTATGAAACACATGAAGAGCACTTAGGTCAAGATGTGTAGGAGGTATAATTGGAAGTTCTGTATCTATGCTTAAGAAAATATTTCCACATTTAGATGGATGCTGTAAAGAGGACTTTCTTTCTGGGACCTTTGGTTTTCTTTTGTTACCACCAGGTGACAACGGTCCCGAAAAGAAAGGAGTAGGAAAGGATGAAGTAGGCGTTTCTGATTGGCTAGAGTAACCACTTGAAGGAGATGCTAACCCTGCCAATTTTTCTGGTGAAGCTAATTTGAACTCATTCTCAACTGAAGGAAGGGAAGGAGTGGTGGCACGAGATTCAGGCTGTGAATTTTGTGACTCTGAACTTTCTGGTGACTTGATACACTCTATGACAGTAGTACCTGTAGCAGTGCTTGAGTTTGATAAAGACCTATAAGGATCACTTGTTTTCAAGTCATTGAGGAGCCACATATCTGCATAGTGATGCTGTTCACCTCCTTCCTCTTTATATGATGGAATTTCTGGTGTGATAAATTGAGTATTCTTCGAATCGTTATCTTCCCGATTGACCCAAGAAATGTCCTGTTGATTTGGTGGAGAAAAGTTTTCGGTTCTTGAAGGTGTATTTGAAATCTCAAGTGGCAGCATCATTTCCCTGGAGGTGTGAAGTACTTGCTGACCACTGGTTATCTTTGGTTCTTTCATGTCCGAAACATCTGTGTAGTTATCAGAAATTCTCAAAGATGAGCTTCGTTTTGGTGGTGACGGCTTTGCCTTTGGTTTCTTAAATGAGATGTTCTGTCTTTCTTGCCTTCTGTGATCTACATAACGTTCCCAAACACAGTCTGAACTCATGGGAGAAACACCTGTATCTTGCTCATTCTCAGTCCCTGGCTGTGCATAGTTACAAATATAACTCCTGTTACTGTTAAGACCACAGTCAAAATGCATGGAGGTATAGTATCCTTCATTGTCCACAGAGAAATGAGATGCTGTATCTGCTTTCTCTGATGTTGGCTTTTCAAGAAAACTATCAtatgtgcccatactagtaaagCTTGGGCAGCCTAGGCTATCTCCCCTTAAGCGATGTGGGCTAAAATCTTGACCACACGATGCATCATGGTGATGGTGCAGATAATTCCATTCACTGTAACTTGTGTTACTGTTATTTGGGTCATCAAGCAAATCTCCAACTGTTGATGTAAAGGAGCTGGCCCTGTGGGCTCTTATGCTGTCCAAGTGGTCATCATTGTATTGCTCAATGTTAAAGATATTCGAATCTTCACCAGCCTGGGTAGCAGTGTTTAAAGATAACTCTGAATCACAATGTGAAGAACCAGTCAGTGGGGGAGAGGCTGCTGGAGGAATTGTTTCTGATGTCTGGGAGGGACATGTAGAACTGCTTCCACTCCAGTTTCCACTTGATGACTGATGATCATCTTTCTGATCCATGTGTGTGCTCAGTAACACTCCAGCAGTAGAAATGGAGTGAACAGGGCTTCCAAATGTGTCAGAATTTGAAGAAATGTCACAACTGCCTGAATCTGCCATTCTTGATAATCTTGATCTACCTCTCTCTAATGGTGGACTATGGTGAGAATATACTAAACCTAGAGACTGGTGTTCTGGGGAACATGGACCCGTTAAGCTGTCTTCCTTCTTAAGTGATCTCTCTGAGCTTGTTATATAGCAATCATCTTTATAAGTTGAAGACTGAGCACCACAGGTATGTTCATTGCTTGCCCTAGCACCTTCTCTAGGAAGACTACGAGAACGAATCCGATTAGACACTGTTGTGGTGAACATTTGGTCTCCAGGCTCAGTTAGAGCTGCAATGTTTCCTGCAGAATGAGAGAGTGATGCAACCCCTTGGCCCCTTTGAGCTCTTATTCGTCTTCTCGAGGGAGCAGCAATGAGAATGTCTTCAGTTTGGCACTCTGTATCTCGAGTTCCAGATCTTCTGTTTGCAGAATTTGCAATATCAGGATTTGTATGCACTAAAACATTCCGATCTCGTGCTACAGGTGACTCATCTgaatctgaaagaaaaaaagagtTACAATATATTAATTCTCACAGTGAGCagataagtaaaaaataaaataaagcaataCTGCCCCTAAAAATGAATTGTCTATTCATAATTGTACAAatgtaatatttaaaggggttggcctataAACATTCATCATCTATCAAGTAGCATGTAGACGTTGAAAAGCCACAGTTGATCCCATGACTGCTGTGACCCCTTTAAACATGATCGGTGTTGGTGTCAATATTCAAACCCCCATAGATCTGATATTGACATCCTGGTAccagtcaacccctttaacataaaaacattataaaatCAAAGTCATGttcttaataaaaaaaagcattttgaAAATAGTTCAAATGTGTCTGAAAATACAAAGTACAGTATATCCCTGAACTAccgtatttaaaaaaaagtttaatgttTCTCGCTTTAATATCCATTATAGAAGATGGTATTTTGATGCTCAAATTACATCTTACTTTCATCAAGTGATATGATGCCACTTAATTTAACCCATTGCCCAATAGATCATTTCTGTATTGCATGCAAAACATATGGCATCACTCTTTCTATGAGCAACCAGTCTTGGAACAGGAATAAGTATAAGGAGGTATATTACATGTGTTATTCTGTGTTCATTTACTCAGTAtgattaaggtggccataca
This is a stretch of genomic DNA from Bufo gargarizans isolate SCDJY-AF-19 chromosome 3, ASM1485885v1, whole genome shotgun sequence. It encodes these proteins:
- the NHS gene encoding Nance-Horan syndrome protein, with amino-acid sequence MPFAKRIVEPQWLFRHAVTQVEASCCRDQGEEQRQQQPRGSAREELAVSSAQVPSDERDPLSTDGKEKEVATLDLCAISNVAMSRILRQLSDVARHACSIFHELEADIQVTARRVRALQGKIGTVQQVVSSLDPKQETVPVSNLDAESKLNVYYKTSWHQQRNIFLPTTRPSCVEELHRHAKQNLRSLRREQRARADNRERRFTGSVFTAPPFPSYPAAHTIKRREVKERQLAPFNRTRPPSPTECCHLTPWSRKAHPPQEEDDMVLGQRPKNPIPNVPSTLDKQTNWNKDLPLPTPEEKMKQESQVITSCIIPINVSGVGFDREASIRCSLVHSQSVLQRRRKLRRRKTISGIPRRVQQEIDSDESPVARDRNVLVHTNPDIANSANRRSGTRDTECQTEDILIAAPSRRRIRAQRGQGVASLSHSAGNIAALTEPGDQMFTTTVSNRIRSRSLPREGARASNEHTCGAQSSTYKDDCYITSSERSLKKEDSLTGPCSPEHQSLGLVYSHHSPPLERGRSRLSRMADSGSCDISSNSDTFGSPVHSISTAGVLLSTHMDQKDDHQSSSGNWSGSSSTCPSQTSETIPPAASPPLTGSSHCDSELSLNTATQAGEDSNIFNIEQYNDDHLDSIRAHRASSFTSTVGDLLDDPNNSNTSYSEWNYLHHHHDASCGQDFSPHRLRGDSLGCPSFTSMGTYDSFLEKPTSEKADTASHFSVDNEGYYTSMHFDCGLNSNRSYICNYAQPGTENEQDTGVSPMSSDCVWERYVDHRRQERQNISFKKPKAKPSPPKRSSSLRISDNYTDVSDMKEPKITSGQQVLHTSREMMLPLEISNTPSRTENFSPPNQQDISWVNREDNDSKNTQFITPEIPSYKEEGGEQHHYADMWLLNDLKTSDPYRSLSNSSTATGTTVIECIKSPESSESQNSQPESRATTPSLPSVENEFKLASPEKLAGLASPSSGYSSQSETPTSSFPTPFFSGPLSPGGNKRKPKVPERKSSLQHPSKCGNIFLSIDTELPIIPPTHLDLSALHVFHKPLPYRPQIHAFSHVNQNLSEDENTNSSPALAITPSVLKSVHLRSVNKQNRESRLKECTNILCTQDPTIIVETYPPEKTTVPAPRKSILRQFSTEEAMLPYIDASPVDTSPEFFFQGSALFTGHGLYKPKVTPPLISKAKEAVPEKHKKYRAEDIIEETIFTAQPETITKYVQDYSTIFSDVASEQRSHSQEERQLKAEQEPHIHCEKITISETVKRTNTGFDLKDRTAEVSPLPSNEPDISNNDKVPGNTLSFESEISTLNPLSDECPQQEYETISGIPTKSASEDSKIEDTLESTDDISWKESSMSEDSLVSPMSEDSQADNDDVFASPNRPRTTEDLFAVIHRSKRKILGRKDSGESNVKGKTKAVTAAPPQPATPSGSQRSAGLIYRNAKKSNTSNEEFKLLLLKKGSRSDTSYRMSATEILKSPVTPKSIGDLSLDSSSSEEPGQLSPGGDAFSPLSPCSPRAISEGFSMKTAASRVGRSRVPPAASSSRYSVRCRLYNAPMQAISEGETENSDGSPHDDRSSQSST